Proteins encoded by one window of Anoplopoma fimbria isolate UVic2021 breed Golden Eagle Sablefish chromosome 23, Afim_UVic_2022, whole genome shotgun sequence:
- the LOC129112391 gene encoding beta-2-microglobulin-like, producing MKTFVVAFLVGMLCFSASMAKTSPPKVAVYSRLPGQNLKENTLVCHVTGFHPPEVRIELLRNDQVLPGGHQTDLAFEENWHYHLTKHAPFTPNGKDTFYCRVTHMGKTKIYTWEPDM from the exons ATGAAGACATTTGTCGTCGCATTTCTCGTCGGAATGCTCTGCTTTTCCGCTTCAATGGCCAAGACAT CTCCCCCCAAGGTTGCTGTGTACAGCCGACTACCAGGACAGAACCTGAAGGAAAACACCTTAGTCTGTCACGTGACCGGCTTCCACCCGCCAGAAGTCCGCATCGAGCTGCTGAGGAACGACCAGGTGCTCCCCGGTGGCCACCAGACGGACCTGGCCTTCGAGGAGAACTGGCACTACCACCTCACCAAGCACGCTCCCTTCACCCCGAACGGAAAAGACACATTCTACTGCAGAGTGACTCACATGGGGAAGACCAAGATATATACCTGGG AACCCGATATGTAA